A section of the Pimelobacter simplex genome encodes:
- a CDS encoding fasciclin domain-containing protein has protein sequence MKLHRLTRTAGVTAAALALSVSLAACGDDGGDTKSTDDNSSTPMTSDSPTEQADAGSQTFGPGCSKIPTSGAGSFDGMVKDPVATAASNNPLLSTLVTAVTSIDGLADTLNGAPALTVFAPYNDAFAAIPAKDLNGMVAEGKAKGQESALYKVLAHHVLGANDDPTAVVGKQKTLLGDELTVSGDAESGMTVSDGTVTAKVLCGNIPTANATVYVIDKVLTGIK, from the coding sequence ATGAAGCTCCACCGCCTCACCCGCACCGCCGGCGTCACCGCCGCCGCACTCGCTCTCTCCGTCTCGCTGGCTGCGTGCGGTGACGACGGCGGCGACACCAAGAGCACCGACGACAACAGCTCCACCCCGATGACCTCCGACAGCCCGACCGAGCAGGCCGACGCCGGCTCGCAGACGTTCGGCCCCGGCTGCTCGAAGATCCCGACCTCCGGCGCCGGCTCGTTCGACGGCATGGTCAAGGACCCGGTCGCGACCGCTGCCAGCAACAACCCGCTGCTCAGCACCCTGGTCACCGCGGTGACGAGCATCGACGGCCTCGCCGACACGCTCAACGGGGCGCCGGCGCTGACCGTGTTCGCGCCGTACAACGACGCGTTCGCCGCCATCCCGGCCAAGGACCTCAACGGCATGGTCGCCGAGGGCAAGGCGAAGGGCCAGGAGAGCGCTCTCTACAAGGTCCTCGCCCACCACGTGCTCGGCGCGAACGACGACCCGACCGCCGTCGTCGGCAAGCAGAAGACCCTGCTCGGCGACGAGCTGACCGTCTCCGGTGACGCCGAGAGCGGCATGACCGTCTCGGACGGCACGGTGACCGCGAAGGTCCTCTGCGGCAACATCCCGACCGCCAACGCGACCGTCTACGTCATCGACAAGGTGCTGACCGGGATCAAGTGA
- a CDS encoding succinylglutamate desuccinylase/aspartoacylase family protein, producing MALRESFAIGNVRVRAGSTKEVELPITRLVTGGDVSLPVRVVHGREPGPTVWVNAAIHGDEVLGVEVIRQALATLAARTFRGTLVAVPVVNVLGFMTGERNLPDRRDLNRSFPGSARGSLASRIAHLFMTEVVAKSDVGIDLHTAADRRSNLPQIRADLDDPRTRQLAEAFGAPVMLHARLRDGSLRQAARDRGATVLLYEAGEALRFEEEPIAVGVAGVRRVLAALDMIDLSPGEEDGRTAPVESRSSAWVRARGTGILHLEVHLGERVEEGQRLGGLSDTFGRRVRLVHADRSGIIIGLTRAPIVNAGDALVHIASPVE from the coding sequence ATGGCACTGCGTGAGTCCTTCGCGATCGGCAACGTCCGCGTCCGCGCCGGCTCGACCAAGGAGGTCGAGCTCCCCATCACCCGCCTGGTCACCGGCGGCGACGTCAGCCTCCCCGTCCGCGTCGTCCACGGCCGCGAACCCGGCCCGACCGTCTGGGTCAACGCCGCCATCCACGGCGACGAGGTGCTCGGCGTCGAGGTGATCCGCCAGGCGCTCGCCACCCTCGCGGCGCGCACCTTCCGCGGCACGCTGGTCGCCGTACCGGTGGTGAACGTGCTCGGCTTCATGACCGGCGAGCGCAACCTCCCCGACCGCCGCGACCTCAACCGCTCCTTCCCCGGCTCGGCCCGCGGCTCGCTGGCCAGCCGCATCGCCCACCTGTTCATGACCGAGGTCGTCGCCAAGAGCGACGTCGGCATCGACCTCCACACCGCCGCCGACCGCCGCAGCAACCTCCCCCAGATCCGCGCCGACCTCGACGACCCCCGCACCCGCCAGCTCGCCGAGGCCTTCGGTGCCCCCGTCATGCTCCACGCCCGCCTCCGCGACGGCTCCCTGCGCCAGGCCGCCCGCGACCGAGGCGCCACCGTCCTGCTGTACGAGGCCGGCGAGGCCCTGCGCTTCGAGGAGGAGCCGATCGCGGTCGGCGTGGCCGGCGTACGCCGGGTGCTGGCGGCCCTCGACATGATCGACCTCTCCCCCGGCGAGGAGGACGGCCGTACCGCCCCCGTCGAGTCCCGCTCGAGCGCCTGGGTCCGCGCCCGCGGCACCGGCATCCTGCACCTCGAGGTCCACCTCGGCGAACGCGTCGAGGAGGGCCAGCGCCTCGGCGGCCTCTCCGACACCTTCGGCCGCCGCGTCCGGCTGGTGCACGCCGACCGCTCCGGCATCATCATCGGCCTGACCCGGGCACCGATCGTCAACGCAGGCGACGCGCTCGTCCACATCGCCTCCCCGGTGGAGTAG
- a CDS encoding molybdopterin-dependent oxidoreductase, translating to MPLPRPRRPRLPKHPQWPGYGVLATLVGIGLAHLVAALTHPASSPVLAVGSAVIDLTPTPLKEWAIRQFGTADKVVLVGSVLVGVLVLAAIAGVLARRRLAVGAGVLVVLVGVAVVAVLSRPEAGALDLLPSLVAAVTGPVALALLARADRAAREGRRAGRGAEGRRALLLTAGVLGVLALAGGVAGRFVSSLRLRPEDVTLPRPADPAPPLPRGLDDQVPGITPFRTPTGDFYRVDTRLDVPVVGTDDWTLTIDGDVDRKVTMRFDELLAMPMIERDITLTCVSNSVGGPYVGAARWLGVPLRDVLDRAGIGSTKADQILSTDVDGMTISTPLDLALDGRDAILAVGMNGKALPREHGFPVRMVIPGLYGFISATKWITRLTLTTYAERDAYWTERGWATDAPIKISARIDTPRALAALDPGDVVIGGVAWAQERGGVAGVQVRIDGGGWVDAQLGPSGGDDYWRQWFYRWKAESGSHRIAARARSGDGEPQTAVRAEPFPDGASGLHELIVQVG from the coding sequence ATGCCCCTCCCCCGTCCCCGCCGCCCGAGGCTCCCGAAGCATCCCCAGTGGCCCGGGTACGGCGTCCTGGCGACCCTCGTCGGCATCGGCCTGGCTCACCTCGTCGCCGCACTCACCCACCCCGCGTCGTCGCCGGTCCTGGCGGTCGGGTCGGCGGTGATCGACCTGACGCCGACGCCGCTCAAGGAGTGGGCGATCCGGCAGTTCGGGACCGCCGACAAGGTGGTGCTGGTCGGGTCGGTGCTGGTGGGGGTGCTGGTGCTGGCGGCCATTGCGGGGGTGCTGGCCCGGCGCCGGCTCGCGGTCGGGGCGGGGGTGCTGGTCGTGCTGGTCGGGGTGGCGGTCGTGGCGGTGCTGTCGCGGCCGGAGGCGGGGGCGCTCGACCTGCTGCCCTCCCTGGTGGCGGCGGTGACCGGGCCGGTGGCGCTCGCGCTGCTCGCCCGGGCCGACCGGGCCGCGCGGGAGGGGCGGCGGGCGGGACGGGGTGCGGAGGGACGGCGGGCGCTGCTGCTGACCGCCGGGGTGCTGGGCGTGCTCGCGCTGGCCGGGGGTGTGGCGGGGCGGTTCGTGTCCTCGCTGCGGCTGCGGCCCGAGGACGTGACGCTCCCCCGGCCGGCTGATCCGGCGCCGCCGCTGCCGCGCGGGCTGGACGACCAGGTCCCCGGCATCACCCCGTTCCGTACGCCGACCGGCGACTTCTACCGCGTCGACACCCGGCTGGACGTGCCCGTCGTGGGCACCGACGACTGGACGCTCACCATCGACGGTGATGTCGACCGGAAGGTGACGATGCGCTTCGACGAGCTGCTGGCGATGCCGATGATCGAGCGCGACATCACGCTGACCTGCGTCTCCAACAGCGTCGGCGGCCCGTACGTCGGCGCGGCGCGCTGGCTCGGCGTACCGCTGCGCGACGTGCTCGACCGGGCCGGCATCGGCAGCACGAAGGCCGACCAGATCCTGTCCACCGACGTCGACGGGATGACGATCAGCACCCCGCTCGACCTCGCCCTCGACGGCCGGGACGCGATCTTGGCGGTCGGCATGAACGGCAAGGCGCTGCCCCGCGAGCACGGGTTCCCCGTGCGGATGGTGATCCCCGGCCTCTACGGCTTCATCAGCGCCACCAAGTGGATCACCCGGCTGACCCTGACGACGTACGCCGAGCGCGACGCCTACTGGACCGAGCGCGGCTGGGCGACCGACGCCCCCATCAAGATCTCCGCCCGGATCGACACCCCGCGCGCCCTCGCCGCGCTGGACCCCGGCGACGTCGTCATCGGCGGCGTCGCGTGGGCCCAGGAGCGCGGCGGCGTGGCCGGCGTCCAGGTCCGGATCGACGGCGGGGGCTGGGTCGACGCCCAGCTCGGGCCGAGCGGCGGGGACGACTACTGGCGCCAGTGGTTCTACCGCTGGAAGGCGGAATCCGGCTCGCACCGGATCGCCGCCCGCGCCCGCTCCGGCGACGGCGAGCCGCAGACCGCGGTCCGCGCCGAGCCCTTCCCCGACGGTGCGAGCGGGCTCCACGAGCTCATCGTCCAGGTCGGCTGA
- a CDS encoding tyrosine-protein phosphatase, with protein MNTDEEYLRLASADNFRDVAGSGYATTDGSRLRTGVFYRSNDLRLTDDDHGRLGAIGLRAVIDLRSPTEVDLHPDPDVPGAEALHFDAIGIPMERMSGLQRREDAVALMDDVYRTFVTEDRSRTAFGGVLRQLAVGGPQLFHCSAGKDRTGWVSALLLHIAGVDDPTIESDYLLTNARSAASRARVEAEIATHLGPDSVAVYEPTLVVATEYLDAAWTAVDRHFGDRTSYLRDGLGLDNDVLGELRAMLRVTP; from the coding sequence GTGAACACGGACGAGGAGTACCTGCGCCTGGCATCGGCCGACAACTTCCGCGACGTCGCGGGCTCCGGCTACGCCACCACCGACGGGAGCCGGCTGCGCACCGGCGTGTTCTACCGCTCCAACGACCTGCGCCTGACCGACGACGACCACGGCCGGCTCGGCGCGATCGGGCTGCGCGCCGTGATCGACCTCCGCTCGCCCACCGAGGTCGACCTCCACCCCGACCCGGACGTCCCCGGCGCCGAGGCCCTGCACTTCGATGCCATCGGCATCCCGATGGAGCGGATGTCGGGCCTCCAGCGCCGCGAGGACGCGGTCGCGCTGATGGACGACGTCTACCGCACCTTCGTCACCGAGGACCGCTCCCGTACGGCGTTCGGCGGCGTCCTGCGCCAACTCGCCGTCGGCGGCCCCCAGCTCTTCCACTGCTCGGCCGGCAAGGACCGCACCGGCTGGGTCTCGGCCCTGCTGCTCCACATCGCCGGCGTCGACGACCCGACGATCGAGTCCGACTACCTGCTCACCAACGCCCGCAGCGCCGCGAGCCGGGCCCGGGTGGAGGCGGAGATCGCCACCCACCTGGGCCCGGACTCGGTCGCCGTCTACGAGCCGACGCTCGTCGTCGCCACCGAGTACCTCGACGCCGCCTGGACGGCGGTCGACCGGCACTTCGGCGACCGGACGTCGTACCTGCGGGACGGGCTGGGGCTCGACAACGACGTGCTCGGTGAGCTGCGGGCGATGCTGCGGGTCACTCCGTAG
- a CDS encoding FAD-dependent oxidoreductase, translating to MSTSTPRRLAVVGSGVAGLTAAYVASRPGNDVHVTVLEADDRLGGHADTHDVTDAAGRALRIDSGFIVHNRRTYPVLGRLFDELGVPTQDSEMSMSISDERTGLEWAGALGRRGLFPSGAGNHRNPAYLRMLAEVPRFHRAARRLLANGPGDLTTLAAFLDHGGFSPYFRRHFAEPLVAAVWSCDPDTALDYPAAYLFAFLQHHGMLAVFGSPTWRTVTGGSGAYVARVADAIRASGGTIRTGTPVLSIEETGDGVEVSTAAGRETYDAVVVATHPDQALGMLSAPTLLQKEVLDAIPYSTNTALLHTDARLMPRARDAWASWNFRRPRIAQEQVQVTYDLTRLQRLPTDTPYLVTLGGEDVVDPATVLVRRDYAHPRYTPASVAAQARLPEIDTDRLVFAGAYHGWGFHEDGARSGLHAAERLGLAWEDAGAPAATSYATTLVHRRREPVRNAFTLRSHLSVVDLDRVAPDGTVDGVPGRFEGRDHFAGDTASVREGLDRFLAEHGLDAGLRGGRALMAAQPRAFGHCFNPISVHWCWPPGRPDGDPAATVVEVHNTYGDRHAYLLDGPATADGRVVVDKAMYVSPFHGTDGHYEVLAPPPDPEDHRLRIAVRLVTEDGARFDAALDGTPAAPPRLPLAGLRGAALIRAHGIALWARRVPVQPRRATVQTAQTPQTALAPIRTGGFAARVAERLFRAAIGRLDVTVRLEHADGRTEELGRGGPAIVVHRPDEMFARTGRDQLIGFGEAYLTGAWAEDGVPGDGVLGAFLTVLAAELTTLVPRPLQRLRGVVVTRLPQSQRGTRDNTQANVAHHYDLSNDLFAAFLDPTLSYSSALFTDPDPAVAATEDLVAAQHRKIDRLLDQAGVGAGTRLLEIGTGWGELAIRAAARGADVRSITLSVEQQELARERIAAAGQADRVRVDLCDYRALLDEPGAAYDAVVSVEMIEAVGQEFWPAYFRTLDHVLAPGGRVAIQAITMPHDRMLATRSTHTFITKYVFPGGALPSVRAIDEVTRAHTTLRITDDLAIGPHYATTLRRWDTAFVASRDRVRALGFDTTFERMWHFYLEYCRAGFAAGYIDDHQLTFTRPDEESR from the coding sequence ATGTCCACCTCGACCCCGCGGCGCCTCGCCGTGGTGGGTTCCGGCGTCGCCGGACTCACCGCCGCCTACGTCGCCTCCCGTCCCGGCAATGACGTCCACGTCACCGTGCTCGAGGCCGACGACCGGCTCGGCGGGCACGCCGACACCCATGACGTCACCGACGCCGCCGGCCGCGCACTGCGGATCGACAGCGGCTTCATCGTGCACAACCGGCGCACCTACCCGGTGCTCGGCCGGCTGTTCGACGAGCTCGGCGTGCCGACGCAGGACTCCGAGATGTCGATGTCGATCAGCGACGAGCGCACCGGCCTGGAGTGGGCCGGCGCGCTCGGCCGGCGCGGGCTGTTCCCGTCGGGCGCCGGCAACCACCGCAACCCGGCGTACCTGCGGATGCTCGCCGAGGTGCCGCGCTTCCACCGCGCCGCACGCCGGCTGCTGGCGAACGGCCCCGGGGACCTGACGACGCTCGCCGCCTTCCTCGACCACGGCGGGTTCTCGCCGTACTTCCGGCGGCACTTCGCCGAGCCGCTCGTGGCGGCGGTGTGGTCGTGCGACCCGGACACGGCGCTGGACTACCCCGCGGCGTACCTGTTCGCGTTCCTCCAGCACCACGGCATGCTCGCCGTCTTCGGCTCGCCGACGTGGCGCACGGTGACCGGAGGCTCCGGGGCGTACGTCGCCCGGGTCGCCGACGCGATCCGGGCCTCCGGCGGGACGATCCGCACCGGGACCCCCGTGCTCTCGATCGAGGAGACCGGCGACGGCGTCGAGGTCAGCACGGCCGCCGGCCGCGAGACGTACGACGCCGTCGTGGTCGCCACCCATCCCGACCAGGCGCTCGGGATGCTCTCCGCGCCGACCCTCCTGCAGAAGGAGGTGCTCGACGCGATCCCCTACTCGACCAACACCGCGCTGCTCCACACCGACGCCCGGCTGATGCCGCGCGCCCGGGACGCCTGGGCGTCGTGGAACTTCCGGCGCCCGCGGATCGCCCAGGAGCAGGTCCAGGTCACCTACGACCTGACCCGCCTGCAGCGGCTGCCCACCGACACCCCGTACCTGGTCACCCTCGGTGGCGAGGACGTGGTCGACCCGGCGACCGTGCTGGTCCGCCGCGACTACGCGCACCCGCGCTACACGCCGGCCTCCGTCGCCGCCCAGGCCCGGCTGCCCGAGATCGACACCGACCGCCTCGTGTTCGCCGGCGCGTACCACGGCTGGGGCTTCCACGAGGACGGCGCACGCTCGGGCCTGCACGCCGCGGAGCGTCTCGGGCTCGCGTGGGAGGACGCCGGTGCACCGGCGGCGACGTCGTACGCGACGACCCTGGTGCACCGGCGGCGCGAGCCGGTCCGCAATGCGTTCACGCTGCGCTCGCACCTGAGCGTGGTCGACCTCGACCGGGTCGCTCCCGACGGCACCGTGGACGGCGTCCCCGGCCGCTTCGAGGGACGCGACCACTTCGCCGGCGACACCGCGAGCGTGCGCGAGGGCCTCGACCGCTTCCTCGCCGAGCACGGCCTGGACGCCGGCCTGCGCGGCGGCCGGGCGCTGATGGCCGCGCAGCCGCGGGCGTTCGGACACTGCTTCAACCCGATCTCGGTGCACTGGTGCTGGCCGCCCGGACGCCCGGACGGCGATCCCGCGGCGACCGTCGTCGAGGTGCACAACACCTACGGCGACCGGCACGCCTACCTGCTCGACGGTCCCGCCACCGCCGACGGGCGGGTCGTGGTCGACAAGGCGATGTACGTCTCGCCCTTCCACGGCACCGACGGTCACTACGAGGTGCTCGCCCCTCCGCCCGACCCCGAGGACCACCGGCTGCGGATCGCGGTCCGGCTCGTCACCGAGGACGGCGCCCGGTTCGACGCCGCCCTCGACGGGACGCCGGCCGCGCCGCCGCGGCTGCCGCTCGCAGGACTGCGCGGAGCGGCCCTGATCCGCGCCCACGGCATCGCGCTGTGGGCCCGGCGGGTACCCGTCCAGCCGCGCCGCGCGACGGTGCAGACCGCGCAGACGCCGCAGACCGCGCTCGCCCCGATCCGCACCGGCGGCTTCGCGGCGCGGGTCGCCGAGCGGCTCTTCCGGGCCGCGATCGGGCGGCTCGACGTCACGGTCCGCCTGGAGCACGCCGACGGCCGTACCGAGGAGCTCGGCCGCGGCGGCCCGGCGATCGTCGTGCACCGCCCGGACGAGATGTTCGCCCGGACCGGACGCGACCAGCTGATCGGCTTCGGCGAGGCCTACCTGACCGGCGCCTGGGCCGAGGACGGCGTCCCCGGCGACGGCGTGCTCGGCGCATTCCTCACGGTCCTCGCCGCCGAGCTGACCACGCTCGTGCCGCGGCCGCTCCAGCGGCTGCGCGGGGTCGTCGTCACCCGCCTGCCGCAGAGCCAGCGCGGCACCCGGGACAACACCCAGGCCAACGTCGCGCACCACTACGACCTGTCGAACGACCTGTTCGCGGCCTTCCTCGACCCCACGCTGTCCTACTCCAGCGCGCTCTTCACCGACCCGGACCCCGCCGTGGCCGCCACGGAGGACCTGGTCGCGGCCCAGCACCGCAAGATCGACCGGCTGCTCGACCAGGCCGGCGTGGGTGCCGGCACCCGGCTCCTGGAGATCGGCACCGGCTGGGGCGAGCTCGCGATCCGGGCCGCGGCCCGCGGCGCCGACGTCCGCTCGATCACGCTGTCGGTCGAGCAGCAGGAGCTCGCCCGGGAGCGGATCGCCGCCGCCGGGCAGGCCGACCGGGTGCGCGTCGACCTGTGCGACTACCGCGCGCTGCTCGACGAGCCCGGCGCGGCGTACGACGCGGTGGTCTCGGTGGAGATGATCGAGGCGGTGGGCCAGGAGTTCTGGCCGGCGTACTTCCGCACGCTCGACCACGTCCTGGCGCCCGGGGGGCGCGTCGCGATCCAGGCGATCACGATGCCGCACGACCGGATGCTCGCGACCCGCTCCACGCACACCTTCATCACCAAGTACGTCTTCCCCGGCGGCGCGCTGCCGTCGGTGCGCGCGATCGACGAGGTGACCCGGGCGCACACCACGCTGCGGATCACCGACGACCTGGCGATCGGCCCGCACTACGCGACGACCCTGCGGCGCTGGGACACGGCCTTCGTGGCCTCCCGGGACCGGGTCCGCGCGCTCGGCTTCGACACGACCTTCGAGCGGATGTGGCACTTCTACCTGGAGTACTGCCGTGCGGGCTTCGCGGCCGGCTACATCGACGACCACCAGCTCACCTTCACCCGACCGGACGAGGAGTCCCGATGA
- the sigK gene encoding ECF RNA polymerase sigma factor SigK, translating to MDPVPGDPAGAPHAGAPAGGRSADLGALLKRAARGDKTAFAELYDATAPRVHGLAVRVVRDPAQAEEVTQEVFLEIWRQASRYDASRGSALAWMMTITHRKAVDRVRSAEAATRRDLTYHQTNQSVEHDVTADTAHASLEAHRVRAALTQLTDVQREAIELAYFGGYTHTEVAALLDLPVGTAKTRIRDGLIRLRDTIGVGR from the coding sequence ATGGACCCGGTCCCCGGCGACCCGGCCGGCGCCCCCCACGCGGGGGCGCCGGCCGGCGGTCGCAGCGCCGACCTCGGCGCCCTGCTCAAACGAGCGGCGCGCGGGGACAAGACGGCCTTCGCCGAGCTGTACGACGCCACCGCCCCCCGCGTGCACGGCCTCGCCGTCCGCGTGGTGCGCGACCCGGCGCAGGCCGAGGAGGTCACCCAGGAGGTGTTCCTCGAGATCTGGCGCCAGGCGAGCCGGTACGACGCCTCGCGCGGCTCGGCCCTCGCCTGGATGATGACGATCACCCACCGCAAGGCGGTCGATCGGGTCCGCAGTGCCGAGGCCGCGACCCGGCGCGACCTGACGTACCACCAGACGAACCAGAGCGTCGAGCACGACGTCACCGCCGACACCGCGCACGCCTCGCTCGAGGCGCACCGGGTGCGGGCGGCCCTGACCCAGCTCACCGACGTCCAGCGCGAGGCGATCGAGCTGGCGTACTTCGGCGGCTACACCCACACCGAGGTGGCCGCCCTTCTCGACCTCCCGGTCGGGACAGCGAAGACGAGGATCCGCGACGGCCTGATCCGGCTGCGCGACACGATCGGAGTAGGCCGATGA
- a CDS encoding SAM-dependent methyltransferase: protein MTAAVLADALRPFVGGELPVRLVAWDGTTAGPDDAPVVELRSPDALRRLIRHPGELGAAQAYVTGELDVPGDLDAALTHAFAVARSRGLSGRRPSVRAMAGALRAAIGLDLIGRAPAPPATQARVRGRLHSKDRDRRAISHHYDTTADFYSLILDERTMAYSCGYHASPDQPLADAQEAKLDLVCRKLGLEPGMRLLDVGCGWGSLSLHAAEHYGVQVEGVTISAEQQRFAVAAAERRGVADRVDIRLCDYRDAVPLRGAEYDAVASLEMGEHVGERNYPSYARVLHDAVRPGGRVLVQQMSRTGRWPGGGPFIESFIAPDMYMRPVGETAALLERGGLEVRDVHALREHYVLTVAGWLRRFEDNIDAITALVGDELVRVWRLYLVGGSMAFRDGRMGVDQILMVRPGAPHSLPPVR, encoded by the coding sequence ATGACCGCCGCCGTGCTCGCCGACGCGCTCCGCCCGTTCGTCGGCGGAGAGCTGCCCGTCCGCCTCGTCGCCTGGGACGGCACCACCGCCGGTCCCGACGACGCCCCCGTCGTCGAGCTGCGCTCCCCCGACGCGCTCCGCCGGCTGATCCGCCACCCCGGTGAGCTCGGCGCCGCCCAGGCCTACGTCACCGGCGAGCTCGACGTGCCGGGCGACCTCGACGCGGCGCTCACCCACGCGTTCGCGGTGGCCCGTTCGCGCGGGCTGTCGGGACGCCGTCCGTCCGTCCGGGCGATGGCCGGCGCCCTGCGCGCCGCGATCGGCCTCGACCTGATCGGCCGTGCGCCCGCGCCCCCGGCCACCCAGGCCCGCGTGCGCGGCCGGCTGCACAGCAAGGACCGCGACCGGCGCGCGATCAGCCACCACTACGACACGACCGCGGACTTCTACTCGCTGATCCTCGACGAGCGGACGATGGCGTACTCGTGCGGCTACCACGCGTCGCCCGACCAGCCGCTCGCCGACGCCCAGGAGGCCAAGCTCGACCTGGTCTGCCGCAAGCTCGGCCTGGAGCCGGGGATGCGGCTGCTCGACGTCGGCTGCGGCTGGGGCTCGCTGTCGCTGCACGCCGCCGAGCACTACGGCGTGCAGGTCGAGGGCGTGACGATCTCCGCGGAGCAGCAGCGGTTCGCGGTCGCCGCGGCCGAGCGCCGGGGCGTGGCGGACCGGGTCGACATCCGGCTCTGCGACTACCGCGACGCCGTGCCCCTCCGGGGCGCGGAGTACGACGCGGTCGCCTCGCTCGAGATGGGCGAGCACGTCGGCGAGCGCAACTACCCGTCGTACGCGCGGGTGCTGCACGACGCCGTCCGCCCCGGCGGCCGGGTGCTCGTCCAGCAGATGTCGCGGACCGGGCGCTGGCCCGGCGGCGGGCCGTTCATCGAGTCGTTCATCGCCCCGGACATGTACATGCGGCCGGTCGGCGAGACCGCCGCGCTGCTGGAGCGCGGCGGGCTGGAGGTCCGCGACGTGCACGCCCTGCGCGAGCACTACGTGCTCACCGTCGCCGGCTGGCTGCGCCGCTTCGAGGACAATATCGACGCCATCACCGCGCTCGTCGGCGACGAGCTGGTCCGCGTCTGGCGGCTCTACCTCGTCGGCGGCTCGATGGCCTTCCGCGACGGGCGGATGGGCGTCGACCAGATCCTCATGGTCCGCCCCGGCGCACCCCACTCCCTCCCGCCGGTGCGCTGA
- a CDS encoding anti-sigma factor — protein MTTDHDHTLSGAYAVDALDADERARFEAHLSHCPDCRAEVDSLREAAALLGLGDEVAPPPALRDDVLAGIDRIRPLPPLTREPATVTPLFRRLPTLLTAAAAVVLLLGVGLAVLRPWSDDPGAQPPTAADRILAAADATHVEKSFPDGSQATIVLSRSQGKALIRTKDMAPAPDGKVYELWLQTPAGKMVRAGLMPDEPDTTYILDGDAAEATGVGITVEPDGGSEQPTTQPIAVFPLES, from the coding sequence ATGACAACCGATCACGACCACACCCTGTCCGGCGCCTACGCCGTCGACGCGCTCGACGCGGACGAGCGGGCCCGGTTCGAGGCGCACCTGAGCCACTGCCCGGACTGCCGCGCCGAGGTGGACAGCCTCCGCGAGGCCGCCGCACTGCTCGGCCTGGGCGACGAGGTCGCCCCGCCGCCGGCGCTGCGCGACGACGTCCTCGCGGGCATCGACCGGATCCGCCCGCTGCCGCCGCTGACCCGCGAGCCGGCCACGGTCACGCCGCTGTTCCGCCGGCTGCCGACGCTGCTCACGGCCGCCGCGGCCGTCGTCCTGCTCCTCGGGGTGGGCCTGGCGGTGCTGCGGCCCTGGTCCGACGACCCGGGCGCGCAGCCGCCGACCGCGGCGGACCGGATCCTCGCCGCCGCCGACGCGACCCATGTCGAGAAGAGCTTCCCCGACGGCTCGCAGGCCACGATCGTGCTCTCCCGCAGCCAGGGCAAGGCGCTCATCCGGACCAAGGACATGGCGCCCGCCCCGGACGGCAAGGTCTACGAGCTGTGGCTCCAGACGCCCGCCGGCAAGATGGTCCGGGCCGGGCTGATGCCGGACGAGCCGGACACGACGTACATCCTCGACGGCGACGCCGCGGAGGCCACCGGGGTCGGGATCACCGTCGAGCCCGACGGCGGCTCGGAGCAGCCGACCACGCAGCCGATCGCGGTCTTCCCCCTGGAGTCGTGA
- a CDS encoding DUF1295 domain-containing protein, with product MSTTAAVLTSLATAVAVAALLMTATAVVARRQGRVVVVDIAWGLGFVLIALACAVVAVASGSGDALRSGILVVLVTVWGLRLAEHVRRRSTGHTDEDPRYEKVLGGRLPDVGLAVAVRKVFAVQGLALAVVAAPVAVGVVLDVRWWPVVVAGGVVWAVGLVFEAVGDAQLAAYRAQPRDQRPQVLDTGLWAWTRHPNYFGDACVWWGLWLAGGLASGWVVGLATLVAPVAMTYFLSEATGARLLERTMMERPGYPAYARRTARFFPRPPRGGHRARS from the coding sequence ATGTCGACCACCGCCGCCGTCCTCACCTCGCTCGCGACCGCGGTCGCGGTCGCCGCCCTGCTCATGACCGCGACCGCCGTCGTCGCCCGCCGCCAGGGCCGCGTCGTGGTCGTCGACATCGCCTGGGGACTGGGCTTCGTGCTCATCGCCCTCGCCTGTGCCGTCGTCGCCGTGGCCTCCGGGTCCGGCGACGCCCTCCGCTCGGGGATCCTCGTCGTTCTCGTGACCGTGTGGGGGCTGCGGCTGGCGGAGCACGTCCGTCGCCGGAGCACGGGCCACACCGACGAGGATCCCCGTTACGAGAAGGTCCTCGGCGGCCGCCTCCCCGACGTCGGCCTCGCGGTCGCCGTCCGCAAGGTGTTCGCCGTCCAGGGCCTCGCCCTCGCCGTGGTCGCGGCCCCGGTCGCCGTCGGCGTCGTCCTCGACGTCCGCTGGTGGCCGGTCGTGGTCGCCGGTGGCGTCGTGTGGGCGGTCGGCCTGGTCTTCGAGGCGGTCGGCGACGCCCAGCTCGCGGCGTACCGTGCGCAGCCGCGCGACCAACGCCCCCAGGTGCTCGACACCGGGCTGTGGGCGTGGACCCGGCACCCGAACTACTTCGGCGACGCCTGCGTGTGGTGGGGCCTGTGGCTGGCCGGCGGGCTCGCCTCGGGATGGGTCGTGGGGCTGGCGACGCTCGTCGCCCCGGTGGCCATGACCTACTTCCTCAGCGAGGCGACCGGGGCCCGGCTGCTGGAGCGGACGATGATGGAACGGCCGGGCTACCCGGCGTACGCGCGGCGCACGGCGCGGTTCTTCCCCCGGCCGCCGCGTGGGGGGCACCGGGCCAGGTCCTAG